A window of Bacillus rossius redtenbacheri isolate Brsri chromosome 4 unlocalized genomic scaffold, Brsri_v3 Brsri_v3_scf4_1, whole genome shotgun sequence contains these coding sequences:
- the LOC134541735 gene encoding zinc finger BED domain-containing protein 4-like, whose product MLPSRLTCTVLNSTRSFLVITAHFVDESDSTFQCVCLGSIQMTQSHTGEHIAEELAKSIKQFGIEKGRIVSVTTDGASNMTKAADMFLSAQQRIVCFAHILNLLVQGALSATKDFEKNSDSGEENCDILKHSVLAMDALREQQKKMGKSEGSYLYLSQDIETRWNSTHDMLNKFQKLSPVVAQILASVTHKDGPQMLAGAHLEVVSEVIQVLNPFKEATREISGDKYITGSTVLPIVHCINESLKEIKSKTKTTIATNLIVQLEDGIQKRLLPLENNVLLCIATVLDPRFKRLYTFSPVSNAAAITKLCQDIKDETLRLGIPSVEPDEGNLLPLQHQLTKDSIWDKHEERIKKNCETSIVDSQSQGTVPLELKLYFSTSCIQRNSEPVKFWTSRITSTPALANTALKYLTVVGSSVASERAVSAVNHVLSERRSRLTSEHVNERLFLVCVDDKYW is encoded by the coding sequence ATGTTGCCATCACGGCTGACATGTACAGTACTGAATTCTACTAGAAGTTTCCTTGTGATAACTGCACACTTTGTCGATGAGTCTGATTCCACTTTCCAATGTGTTTGCCTAGGATCAATTCAAATGACCCAGAGCCACACCGGCGAGCACATTGCAGAAGAGCTAGCAAAGTCAATCAAACAGTTTGGGATAGAAAAAGGAAGGATAGTGTCAGTTACCACAGATGGAGCTTCGAACATGACAAAAGCTGCAGATATGTTCCTTTCCGCCCAACAAAGAATAGTGTGCTTTGCACATATTCTTAACCTATTAGTTCAGGGTGCATTGTCAGCAAcaaaagattttgaaaaaaattctgacTCAGGTGAAGAGAATTGTGACATACTTAAACACAGTGTCTTAGCAATGGATGCACTGCGAGAACAACAGAAGAAAATGGGAAAATCTGAGGGCTCTTATCTCTATTTGTCCCAAGACATTGAAACTAGGTGGAATTCCACCCATGACATGTTAAAtaagtttcaaaaactttctcCAGTTGTTGCGCAAATTCTTGCAAGTGTAACCCATAAAGATGGACCCCAGATGCTAGCAGGAGCCCACCTGGAAGTGGTGTCCGAAGTCATTCAGGTTCTTAACCCATTTAAAGAAGCCACAAGAGAAATCTCTGGTGATAAATATATCACAGGGAGTACTGTTCTGCCAATTGTACACTGTATAAATGAATCGTTGAAGGAAATAAAATCCAAGACCAAGACAACCATTGCAACAAACCTTATAGTGCAACTAGAAGATGGAATTCAAAAACGTCTTTTGCCTTTAGAAAACAATGTTTTGCTTTGCATTGCCACAGTTCTCGACCCCCGTTTTAAAAGACTGTATACTTTTTCGCCTGTTTCTAATGCAGCTGCAATAACAAAGCTGTGCCAAGATATTAAAGATGAGACACTCAGGCTAGGTATACCCTCTGTGGAACCAGATGAAGGCAATCTGTTACCACTTCAACACCAGCTGACAAAAGATTCTATTTGGGACAAGCATgaagagagaataaaaaaaaattgtgaaacctCGATTGTAGACTCACAGTCACAGGGTACAGTCCCTCTTGAGCTCAAACTGTATTTTAGTACCTCTTGTATTCAAAGAAACAGTGAACCTGTTAAATTTTGGACAAGCAGGATAACAAGTACACCTGCTCTGGCCAATACAGCACTTAAGTACTTGACAGTTGTAGGTTCGTCAGTTGCCTCAGAAAGAGCTGTCTCAGCTGTGAATCATGTTTTGAGCGAAAGACGAAGCCGTCTGACTTCAGAGCATGTAAATGAAAGATTGTTTTTGGTATGTGTCGATGACAAATATTGGTGA